DNA from Magnolia sinica isolate HGM2019 chromosome 19, MsV1, whole genome shotgun sequence:
ACAGATCAAGCACAGAAATATGTAGCCATCATACCAATCGACTAACTGCATTTTGCACAAACATAGAAATATCATAGAAAGTAACATTTAGGTGAATGCCAACAGAACACCCAACCACAATTAAATTGTGTCGTATGACATCGAACCTACCAATTTAGGTAAGAAAATATCCATTAGGCAAAATGCATTCAAATTACATTTCGGCAACTGCCATTATGACAAGAAAATCCAATGAAACATTCAATCTGCCATTTGTCAATTGATAGTCACTGAGACTTTACCCTGATTTGAGTTTAACAGCTATATTTAAGTACTGATACATTCTGGTTTACTAAGATAACAGgaatggaaaatgaaagaaattgatAAAAACAAAGCCGAAATGTGTGAGTTAcaacaactaaaaaaattaagaaattttatgGAAATTGAAGATCTGACTGTAAATTCGTCAAAGTATTCGTCTTCGATTCCATCAGATGCTCCAAATTCCAGATGCGAGCTCGACCTCGACAACCGCTTCGTGTATTGTAAAAACAGTGAAAAACAGACCGACAGAGTGGAATTACAGCCGGATGTTTCGATCATGAAATAGTGTGATGTCATTAAGAATATCATTGATACTGTTAAATCTAGTTTTACACTTGATATTCAATACTCTAACCCAACGGCACAGATAAATAACAACCGacaatatcaccaatattatcaATTATATTGATGCTACCAGGAAGACTGGTCTATTTTCATAAGGTGGTATTCAGATAACAAAGATATTAGGGCACAACCCAACCCATGAACCATGAGATCGAAGGATTAGGCTACTGAAAGGTGGTTCCACCTGTACCATTGACAAGTTGAACAAAAGATGCTTTTTTCTCTTAGTCGAGTAGCATAACCCGTCTTCCATCTCCTCAGCCGCAGAATTGGTCGGTTGCATTTGAACATTTATTTCCAATTTGAGTAAAGTTTAAACATTCCAAACTTGACCATGCATTCAATAGTCAAATGCGTGAAAAGTAAACCATACACATTTTATTCAATAAGAAACTTTATTGATGTTGATACATTAGATACTATGGATAATTTGTAAGTTAGAAGCTTTCTATACCTGACCAGCAGAACTGAAATGGTACATGACATTTTCTCCTGTGACATCTGAAGTCGGCGATGACCAATATGAGTCAAAAGCAACTCCACTAACCTGCCGGTcagcaaataaaaaataaaaaaattaaatattcgcTAGTCATGAATATATAAGTAAAACAAGTGCAACACTGAATATTTAATAGGAAAAAGAATTACCCATGAGTTGTGTCCCTCGCCCCATGCTACAACCTTCCGATCTTCCATACTCCAAACTTGTACTAGATCATCTTCACCACCAGTCAAAATGTATTTTCCATCAGAGCTGAGAAACAGTACATTATTAAGATTAATTATTAAATTCTGTTTTAAAAAGGTTTTATTAGTTGTTCAGAAAAAAGAACTTGCAGGGACCCATATAAATTATACAATGAgcaaacacatacaacatgttgAATAACATGGAGaaccagggaaaaaaaaaaggaaaaagaaaaagaaagaaaagtagaAGTCACCTCCAGGCACAACACAATAAAGCACCGTAATAGCTTTTTCCGCCACAAATTAACTGTTCTTTAGAGTAGTCAAATACTCTCAGGTAACCTGCATGCGGCAGCGGATCTCAGGTATCTAGGTCCTGACATCAACATGAAGTAAACATGAAAAAGAACACAACTAAGAAGTCGAAAGGTTAGCATTACCATCTCTTCCAACAGTGGCCAAATATGTTCCATCTGTCGAGAAAGAAATACTGTTGATTGAACCTTGGCAAATGTGCCATCTTGCAATTGGGTTACTCTGCAAGTAAATCCAAGAAATCATCAAACTAGACCACATGGAAACCCAACAAATTAGAATATAAGATTCTCTCAAATGACAGGCAACCAGAAAATGCTACTAATGGAAGTTCTCATGTTCCAGGATATCATTGAAGAGATCATTAAGAATATCATTAAGAATATCATTGAAGAGATCAATGTACTGTAGAACATTCTCTTGGTGGAAACCAAATTTGGGGAAAAGATACCATTGTTTTCCTTGCATAAAGAAATTTGGGGAAAGCCACTCAGTAGGTCAACGACTGAATAAAATCATATTGCTACTAACCTGTACAAAACAAGAGCTTCGTTTTTTCTGGCATCATATCTGTATTTAAATTCGGTGATATTTATTGGACTAACCTGCCATATAACATATGAGATTTGGTTCAACAAGGATGAAACACAGCAGCTGTGGCATGAAAGGTTGATGCAATGACTTTTGTAGCATACCAGTTCACAGAATCTTTTAAAGCTCCCTTTATCCTCTGGCATAAAAGTAGCTAGTACAGCCTCTCGTTGCCTACCAACATCAGCAAGTTCAGTCACCAACCTCAGCCTATCAAAGTTCATGTTGGCCCCACTGGTTATTGCTACAACATTTTCACCCTTCCGACCATAGTACTTGCAGTAAGCTTCTGCTCCAGCTAGGGCAAGTGCACCTGCTGGTTCTAGAATGCTCCTTTTCTCCTCAAACATGTCCTGAAGAATGGACTCAAATATAACAACTCTAGTATATCATACATTAAAGCGCCAAGGTCAGTGTAGCTACAATTCCGAACAAGTAAAAGATGAAGACTTctacttgcaagaaggaaaataACTTGTAAAGTTCAgagaagaatttattgggaaTCAGTTCTCAGATACCAATCGTCAAGGACTGCTGGGGTTGGAAAGCTTAAGTATCATACCTTCTCTGCTTTAATTTGGAATCATCTAAAAAGTTCCATTTCAATGCAAGTAAAAATAAAGGAGAAGAATTTCTCTAGCACTCGATGAGTAGGGCATCCCCTAGGCTCTTCTGTCCCTTGATTTGTCTGTATTAAGTTCAGTGGAATATATTCATGACAAAGGCTTCTAATATCTCTCATATAACTGCAACTAGTCTCCACCATGGTAGCATAGGTAGTGCAACCTGCAGGGCATCCTCGATGGAGACAAAGGAATACTATACCAAGGATTACAAAgctaaatgatagccaaatttaAAACGCACTAATTTTGATATGGAAGATAACAGAATTGCAGATTTCTGGCACTAACATGGAAGTGATTGGAAACCGGGTTCACTTTGTAGGCATTAGATCTGTATACAACTCAGCACCAATCTGTTGGGATACCTACCAAATAGACATAAAAAGAACCATATTGAGTAAGCTGCAAATTACCTGTTAGTGAATAAGCTGCAAATTACAAACTGATTTGGCATGAAGCATATGCACTGTAGGAAGCTGAGCTATAATTGATACACAGTTTATGTTCAGAAATACCATTAAAATACCCAATAGCCTGTATAAGATTCGTTCCATATCTAAGCATTGTAGTTACATCTGTTGGAAATTGTGGTCCACTGTCCTGATCAGTAATGCACATATGTAGAAACAAATCAAACAGTAACTATCACCTCAAATACATCCTACCAGCTCATTCCTTTACTGTGACCATCTTAATTTTTGGATCGGGATGAGTTTTGGGTCCTCAGGGGTTTCTGAGGTGACGCATCCGATAGACAAGTTGGATCATGTGAATACATCACGTAGACCACCACATTTGCCCAGTACCACCAGAAGCTTATGGTGGAACCTGTACCATTGGAGTGCGCCCCATAGATATAAATGAAGCCATAACCCTCCAATACCATAAAGATCAGCTTCACATACCCTTATGGATGTAGTAGTGAAGTGGCCAAGATCTGCAAACATAGCTTCAGTACCTGCGAATTATAGAAGCCTACATGAGACTTATTCACAAGCAACAAACTGCATTCTAGCCTCTAAGAAATGGTTTGATAAAGGCTCAAACTTCCATTCACCTGTAATACAGAGAATTATGCCACCGAGAGAAATCCATCCATCTTTTCCAGTCTCTTTAAAGAACTTGAAAATGTAATGTGGAGAGAGGGCACGGAATACTCTAGGGTTCCAATGAATGATATTATACATGCCGATGACTGCAATACTGATGAGCCAGATGATTACAATGGGTGCAAACAAGAAGGCCACCTTGTGAGTACCATAGTGCTGCAAAGCGAATAGGCCAACCAGTACAACGCAGGCAATAATTACCACCATGCCTGTGTATCAGTCAAATCAACAATGGACCTTCAAGATTATTAACATCTCAAGCACAAATAAAGAAGTTTTCCATTATAAGGAAATAGCTACGGACATTATTGACTACTTGATCATCATCAAAGCTGCTGTCTTCATCATAGCATTGTCCCAGCTCTTTGGGGTTGGCTTTAGGAGTCCTGGGTCCTGTTTCGTGAATCATCAAGATTCAAAAAAGGAATTCTCATGGTTGCTATATTGGATGGGCACTATTAGAGTGGTGAATATTTTTTGGTGGAAGCAGATTGGGTAGTGACTGTTGTGGGGTTCACTACAATGTAGGTGTTTTATATAATTTGTTTTtaggagctcattttagggtatgattccaaaaataaagcagatcctaATTAgcttaaatggactacaccacaataaccaacaataatgtttatttttcatccaactgttgataaggtcacactatCCTAATGAagaggaaacataaatatcagcttaatccaaaacattTGCAGcatctatgaagtttttaatggtggatgttcaatcaccactatttcttattgtGTAGACTGCTTGaactttgatatgcttcatttttattctcatgtactaaaatgagatggtgaaATGGATTGAGatcgtggataaaacgcatacatcatggagggcttagggtgtgtttgggttACCCAATCGACTTTCCTCTTCAACTGCATGCTTGGCATAgttgtatatatacatatgagtCTACACCATACAGCTAACTCACCATTTTATAGAGCATAATCTAAAATTATACCATGTGACTTTTTCCTTCCAGGCTCATTTGGGTGCTCatattggattggattggattccAAATTACAAATGGAGGTGATTCTAAATCCTAGTTTGATTAGTCTATCGAGCACCTTGGTTGACCTGGCATTCATAGCAATATAAATCATCATCAACATTATTATCATTGGCCTACAACAAAAATTATAATAACTTCAAATAAAACGAAAGCTAAAACATTGTGCTTATAATTAGTAAAGCCATTCATAGCAAGTAACTTAAAACATTGTGCTTATAATTAGATTTGTGCCAAGTTGGCATGTAGAGCCATTCATAGCAAGcaacaaattattattttttaatttttaattttttaattttaatttttacagaTCTGATGTAAAAGCTTAGAATGACAATAATCCAAGTTAAAGATATGATGGCGCTGGAGCATATTTTTCAATCCTTCGAGCTCTTTACAATGTGAGATTTTTTAGGAAAGCACTAATCCGTTTATCTACAGATCTAGATAACAGGGAGACTCaaaattttggagaaaaaaaaCAATAGATCTTGTTCCAGTACTAAGATCTGAACCTAACTGCCATCAGAAACCAAATTCTTCTCTCCAAGTCCGAAAATTTAGGGTCTCATATAGGAAAAAAATGTATACAAAGGATAGAGAAAAGAtcatcaaaatgaagaaaatgaaaaataagaacaaTGAGTAGTATTTCCAAAGAAATTCGCAAAATTTCCACTTCTAAAGTCATGAATCAACAGAAactcaaaatagcaaaaaaaaaaaaaaaaaaaaaaaattcattaaaagaaaaaagaaaatgagaaatcaaGAGCAAGAGTAAGCAAAATTTTcctaacattttaaaaaattgacGAAATTTCCATGTGAAATCTCTGTTTCCAGGGTTTCAACTAGAAAAAACTCGAAAACATGCTAAAAGAATCAAAATCTGCAAACAAGGAAATCGCAAAGGTCTTCTTTATGGGAATCCGAcagaattccaaaaaaaaaaaaaaaaaatctctgcaTTCCTCTCTAAACCAGACGATCTAGGGTTCTCGATCgagaaaaaaatagaagaacagcaaagaaattccaaacaaatcaagaaaaacaaaatTGAGAGCTTGAACATCCGATCTTCGACGAGATTTAACGAGAAAATGCGGGAATAAGAGCAATACCGACCTGCACGTCCGAGAAACGAGAATTCCAAAGCTCCTTTCGCCATCAATCAACGAAATAGTTGGAAGTGAAGAAGGAGACGGCGATTTCCGAGCAAAAATCGAGAGAAACGAGGGTTTTGGGAGACTTGCGTGGACTCGCAGAGACCTTTTGCCCGAAATGCTGAGCGAGAGACGGTGCCTTGCTGTTGTAGAAATAACGAAAACGCAGGGTCTAAAGTACCCTTGCTCTTTTCTCAGTGTAACGGCAGGTGACCGGTGCGatattggcctcagttttcaTAACCGAGGCAAAAACGGCCGGAGACCTCTGtacggcccaccatgacatggtatccgcaccattcatctcttattatatattattttagaatgggaCCCAAAATAGTAGACTGATTTAACATTCCAATGGGCCATGATGCATGGATCAGTGATAATAGGATAatttacctttgaaatcttaccgtggcccaccgtgaaaatgacagacttttggcctcagttactcaccaaccgaggcaaaagggtaaacATTGGACATACTTTTAGACTCGTTTGCTCACCAAGTGAGGTAAAATGGCAAAATTTTGGCCTCactttctcaccaaccgaggtaaaatggtagacttttagcctcagttttcaataaccgaggcaaaagggttagacttttggcctcagttttcaataaaCGAGGCAAAAAGGTaggcttttggcctcagttttcaataaccgaggcaaaagggcagacttttggccttagtttctcaccaaccgaggcaaaagggtagacttttagcctcagtttcttaacaactgaggcaaaaaggcagacttttaacctcggttgctcaccaaccgaggcaaaaaggcagacttttggcctcgatttttcaccaaccgaggcaaaagggcagacttttggtctcaatttctcatcaaccgaggcaaaagggcagacttttggcctcagttgcttgccaaccgaggcaaaagggtagacttttaacctcagttctcaacaaccgaggcaaaagggcagacttttggcctcagttgctcaccaaccgaggcaaaagggcagacttttggcctcagttctcaacaaccgaggcaaaagagcaaacttttggccttagttgctcaccaaccgaggcaaaagggctgacttttagcctcagtttctcaccaaccgaggcaaaagggaagagttttggcctcaatttctcatcaaccaaggcaaaaagtgaatttttaacctcagtttctttacaaccgaggctaaaaatcatatttagcctcctttttttgaaccaaagctaaaaaattgaggctaaaggcctactttcttgtagtgaaaggaaataaaaaagaagGGAATTGCAACTCCAAAGCATAACTACCCCACAGACAACAGGACAACCATTGGAGCAGATGGGTCCCACTCCAGCTGCGCTACCAATCGAAGCCTCTGATGAAAGGGATCCATTAGAGAAgcgcacgagagagagagagagagagagagagagagagagagagagagagagagagagagagagagagaggagggaaatGAAAAACCCTCTCAgtgctttttttttattttaataactaACATTTTACCAGTGACCACATACCAAAATCAGGGGCATTTTTGGACGGCCGCCGGTAAAAATTACACCGGTAAAGCCGCGTTTTCTTGTAGTCTATGAAAACCAAGATGTGGGATGTAAAACTGATTTTCATACTAACGTTGATTATGAAACGTgccttttgttttatttattgtaACACCTTAGGGAATAGAATGTCCTagctttatttttaattttttcctgcTCCTTTCACTGTCACTAGTGTTGTTTCCATTGTACTCCACTGTGTATCCACCAACCTGACACAATTACACTTTCCTATCACCATTTTCACTCCACAGCACCATACTTTTTAactaatttataaaaaaaaaaaaaagaaaaaaaaagaaaaaagaaaaagagagaccaTGTTGCCTCAAACTGTAGTTACATTACTACAATGTCCAGCTTAAAGTATGAAATTGTAATTCCCTTTGACACGAGTAATAAGGCAACTACAATCTAATCATTTCCACTTTATTTATAACTAAAAATAATGCAATTTAATTCCATAATGCATCCAAATGAGATCTTAGAAATCCAACAACGAATCTGTAAAATAACAACAACGATAATGACAACAAACAAATGCATCattgaaaattgaaaaccctACCAAAATCACACAGAAgtaaaagaaaattggaaaagcACAAAACTTCTTCTATGACATCCTTCACAAGTACCCCTATTTGGCCTCCAATATTCATATAGGAGCTAATATGGTTTTTGAAGACTGAGCCAATCCTAAGAGTTGGGATTCCATTGGTTTGTCATTGCATCCTAGCTATgcttctaatttcacaatcaatcttagCTATGCACCATAGAGTTGACTACAGAGACTAGCCTTATAAAGTTGAAATAATCAAACCATGATTGCGTTTCTTAGCATATATATTGAACTGCATGTCCAATTCCACTGCAATTAAATGGTTGTTCAAAATCCAATTCATCTTATGTCCAAACACAATCTGGGTGATAAAAAGTATTCCTATTCCATGTCATATTACATGTGGACGTCATGAACTCCTTTCCATTTCAATTTAGTGAAATGGACTTGATTGGTTTTGAAAGATCACATGGCCAATATTGGAGCTATTTCTGTGATTTATGTGCTAAAAGTATCCATTAAAAAATGACATAAGTGccctaattttttaaattttattttattttaatacttCAGGGTGGTTACTCACAGTTCCCCAAGATGCATTAACATACCCTATTTCACTAAgaacaaaaaaccaaaaacacaTTCTGACACCATGTTGCATTATTCGAGAATAAAAACAGTAAAAACCAGAAATTCAATATCCTCTCTCTGATTCAAGGGGGAAAAAATTACATTTGCTAGACCAAAAAAAGAGGAAATTTCCAAACCATTCTAGAATACTACAAATTCTTGAGTATCTAAATTTACAATTCAATGACATTTATGAATGTAAGCTCGAAGGGGGTTATCAGGGAGTACAAAACCCAATATGTGAGCTATTTCATATCGTCAACAAGGGATTTACTCCCTATTGCATTAATCTAAGCATACCTGTAAAGCAAAGAAAAAAAGGGAGGGGTAGGCAGATTTGAGCGGGGTTTATTTGAGTATCTAAACCATTCTTCATCCATGTAACTATCTCCGGTACACGGATTCCATCCTTCAAAAAAGTAAAACATATAAAACACTAACTCTGGAAACAAAGGAAGGGAAAAAATCAAATACCTGTTTGTGGATTCTTTAACTTCTTCAACAATAGAGAAATGGGGCTGGAAGTAGCGGCAGGGAGACATCAAAGGTGCCACCACTAAGGTCAAAGATGAGGACATTCTTTTCACCAGAACTGTGTGGCTTTCTTATCAAGACCATAGGCAATGGCAGTAGCAGTGGGCTCATTGATGATAAGCATGACATTGAGGCTTGCAATGACACCAGCATCCTTGGTGCCTGACATTGTGAGTCATTGAACTAAGCAGGGAAGGTGAGAACAACATTCTTGATGGTGGAACTAAGATAGGCCTCTGCAATCTCACGCATCTTTATAAGGACCATGGAGGAGATCTCCTCAGCAACAAACTGCCTATCCTCACCCTTGTATTGGACGACGATCATCGGCTTGTCACTAGGTCTAGGAATGACCTTGAAGGGCCAGTGCTTAATGTCACTCTGGATAGAGGCATCACTGAATCTCCTTCCAATCAATCGCTTGGCATCTGAAAATAGAAATACAAGACATGAATTCAGGCATGTAGCAGATGAATGAGATTTCAGCTTTAAGCTAATGAAAAACAGATCCatttgaaatagaaattcaaaaacAAGAAAGAGCCAATAGAGCAAATGAAAAAAAGCCTACCTTAGATCCAGATCTACAATAAATTCATCACTGGTAGCATAAATCTCATAAAAAGGTCAAGATCCAAGGCCAAAAGCATGCGTAAACATCTCAAAGCACTCGAAATCATAGATATGAGAGAAAATCAAGATCTGGGGGTTGAGATCTTACCGAAGATGGTGTTGATGGGGTTCATCGCAACCTGGTTCTTGGCAGTGTCTCTGATGAGATGCTCGGTGTCAGTGAAGGCGACATAGGAAGGGGTTGTATGGTTACCCTGATCATTGGCAATGATCTCGACTTGATCGTGCTACCATATGTGGTGTTGAGATTGATTCCGATCGCAGGACCTTCTTCCTTTCCTGGCATTTTAAAATCGCTTTAAAAATCACAGAtcgagagagaagatagagaagaagggaagaaaacGAGTCATCAACTTGATTTCTAGGGTTTCAATTGACACAAAGCTATggtttatttcttttgaaaatagTTCCACTTTGGTGTAGTGTGTTAATGTACTGTACTTAgaattaggaacggtttaaaactgtTCCAGAACAAAAAAGATAGCCATTCCTAATtagcgattttggtgtagtggatcccttagccactcagcctctttgcctattGCAGttagggctataaattcagactccatagttgaGTGCATTATGCAGGTctatttcttggatccccaagatatagCTGCACCttctagggtgaatacccaccttgtagtagacttgttgtcttCTGCACTCGATATCCATCTCGCATCGATATATCCTTCTAACACagtaggaaactctgaataaaatactCCTAAGTCTTTGGTTACTTTTAAGTAGCCAAGGACgctactgattgcattccagtgttcagtactgggattactagtaaacctactaagtttactcacagcatatgtgatatcaggtctagtacattacatagcatacataagactccc
Protein-coding regions in this window:
- the LOC131234905 gene encoding potassium transporter 7-like, which codes for MVVIIACVVLVGLFALQHYGTHKVAFLFAPIVIIWLISIAVIGMYNIIHWNPRVFRALSPHYIFKFFKETGKDGWISLGGIILCITGTEAMFADLGHFTTTSIRVCEADLYGIGGLWLHLYLWGALQWYRFHHKLLVVLGKCGGLRDVFT